The genomic DNA CGAGGTTCTGAATATTCAAAAAATGTACGACTGTCTAATAAAAATTCTAGCTGCTCAGAATTGTATCTTAAAATTGACCAGTGTACAAGTCTATCTATTTCAACTCTAATTGAGTGAGCAACATAATTTATATAATAAATCCAAGCATCATCTGGATTAAGATCTGTTGACAAGACAGTTCCATCGTCGGATATATTTAATGTACATTCAGGTGCATCTTTTAAATCTGGTAAAATATCTAAAAGGGTTTTCCAGAATGTATTGGAAAGCTCATGTTTTTTATCTTCAGTCCAGACATTGTAGTTGTGTGCTTCATTTTGAGAGTTATTTGAATCTTTCGAACGCCATATTATGGCATTGGCTATTTTACTATTTTCTTTCATCCATTTATTAAAAATTTGAAAAAGAAATTCTTTATTTTCTTTGAAAAAGGTTTTTAAATCTTTTTGTGTTATAAATCCACCATCTACTAAAAAATTTCCTAATTTTTTATCATAATCTTTTTTTAATGGTGAAAGTGATTGGTACTGGTTCTTTGAAATCAATTTATCTTCATAAAACTTGTTAATTAATTCTGGAATCATTGCAAAAAAACCTCCAAAAACTATTATCAATTTCTAAAGTCACATTTTTATTATATTAAACATCAACTATATAATTTATGGTGAATAAAGATGTATTAAGATGTAATAAATTATATTATTAGGATGTTTTTTTATTTATATTAAAAAAATCAAAGGATAGTTTTGATGAAAGCTAAAATAAACGCCGAATGGGATCATCTAAGTAAAGTTGCAGTGCATTCTCCTGGAATAGAAATGTACTTTGGACTTTTAGATCCATTTGCATCCCTATATGAAAGATCCTTCAGCATGAAAGATGCATTAAAAGAACACGAACTACTTATTTACACCTTAAAACATGAATTCAAGATTGATATAATCCCATTAAAGGAAACTATAATTGAACAAGCCGATAAATCAACCCCAATTCATGAAAAACTCATTAATTTAGCATTTAAAAATCTGCATTATACAGGAGACATTACCGAAGTTGATCGTGCTAAAGAAGAAGTAGAAAAAAATAAGAAAATATTAGATTCAAATTACTACTTTAACACCGTTCTTTTAAATCCTAATGTTGAACTGAAATCAAGTACAGGCACAAGGATGATACATCTACATGTAACTGAAAATGAACCTCTAACAAATCTTTATTTTATGAGGGACCAACAGGCAGTTACAGATAAAGGAATAGTAATTTCAAGAATGTCCAAACCCCAGCGAAGAAGAGAACCACAGCTAACCAAATTTTTATGGAATTCTCTTAAAATGCCTATCGCATGTGAAATTAAGGATCCGGGCACATTTGAAGGCGGAGACTTTATTCCTATGAAAGAATTTTCCTTAATCGGTGTTGGAGATCGTACTAATATGTCTGGTGTTGAACAAATACTCCAAGAGGGTTTAAATTACAATGAAGTTGGTGTGGTTCAACAACCAAAACATCCATTATTACCAGCTGTAAAGAATGATTTGATGATAAATATGCATTTAGACACATATTTCAATGTTGCTTCCGATGGAGTTGTTGTTGGATGTGAACCATTATTAAAGAATGCCCCAGTTGCGATATATTACAGGGAAAATCAAGGAGAATATGTTAAATCAAAAGAGCAAACAAATCTTCATGATTATATTGTGTCCAAGGGTTTTGAAATCATTGATATTACTACCCTAGAGTATCTTGCTTATGCATCTAACTTCCTATGTGTGAAAAATGGTACTATTGTTTCTGTTGAAGTTGATCGTATTGTGAAAGATGTGATAAATAGTTTAAAGGATAAAGCAGCTGATAATCCGGAAATATATGGAAATCTTTTAATGCAGGTAAAAAAGGATTATAAATATCTATGTAATGAAGGTCAGTTCTTCCCTCATAAAAAAGAGATTTATCAACATGATATTGATGCTTACCCACTGAACTTGATAAATCTCACAGGAGGATATGGAGGAGCCCACTGCATGACATGTGCACTTAGAAGACGCTAAAAAAAATAAATTTTAAACATTTGTATATTATTATTAATTTCAAAAAATTATATTTTATATAAAAATTTGGTGTAATTATGACTGTAAACATATTGGTTTCATTGGGTGGAAATGCAATACTCAAACACACAGATATAGGTACTGCTGAAGAACAACTAAAAAACACGAAGCAAACTAGCAGCATTATCATTGAATTGTTAAGGGAAGGTTATCATGTTGCATTAACCCATGGTAACGGACCACAAGTAGGTGATATTCTGTTGTCATACGATCTTGCAAAGGAAATTTTACCACCAATGCCATTAGATGTATGTGTGGCTCAATCACAGGGAATGATAGGTTACATGTTGCAGATTTCATTAAAAAATTCATTAAAAGACAAGGATATCGAAAAGTCTGTTGTTACTATTCTCACCCAAACTCTTGTTCATAAAGATGATCCACGTTTAAAAATTCCTTCAAAACCTATAGGCCCCTATTATACTGCTAAAGAAGCATCTAAACTTCGTGAAAGGGGTTGGTCAATGGTTGAAGATAGTGGAAAGGGATATCGTAGGATTGTGCCTTCACCACTACCAATAGGATTTATAGAAGAATCGTCAATTAAATCATTATTTGAAAAAGGGGAATTGATAATTGCGTCTGGTGGTGGCGGTATTCCTGTTATTAAAAATGAAAATGGTCATTTACAGGGATTAGAGGCAGTAGTAGATAAGGATCACACTTCATCCCTTCTAGCTTCTTTGATTGGTGCTGAAATACTTCTTATTTTAACTGATGTTGATAAGGTTTCAATTAATTATGGAAAGCCATACCAACAAGATCTTGACCATATGACAGTTTCAATGGCAAATAAATATCTTAAAGAAGGGCATTTCCCATCAGGAAATATGGGACCAAAAATAGAATCCATAATAAATTTTCTCGAAAATGGAGGTAAAAAAGCCATTATAACATCTATAGAAAATGTTTTTGATGCTTTAAAGGGCAATGCCGGTACTACTATTACCCTAATCTAGTTCCAAATTCAATTTGAAACTAATATTTACCGCCCAATATTTTGAGAATGTTCCAAAGTTCTTTGATTTAATCTTTGAATCTTAACTTCGGGGATGTTTTTTCTTGGTTACTCCTGGTGTTCTGGGAGCTGCTTCTTTATTACTGTCGCTTGGTCCGCTTTTGTGTGCCAAGGGATCTATATCTTTGTCTTCGTTTTTATCGATTCTTTCTGAATGGAAGCTTACAGGTTCATCTATGAGTTCGGGATTACTGGAGTCATGGAATTTATTTTCCTTAGTAATTTTCTTCTTTTTAGGTACTTCACAATTCTCATCTACCATTTTATCACCCTTTTTTTTTAATTTATTTTCATAAATAGAACTTCAAATTTAGCCTTCTTTTCCTAATCTACAATAATATCTTGTTGAAAGATTATTTTCACTAAAAACTGGACATTTATTGCACTGACACATCTCATCTGTGTTTATTTCAGCAAATGTTGATTTACCTATTGAACATTAAATTGCAGCCATATTACAGGTTCAGGCATAAAAGAACCCTCTTTCATATTAGCTAACGTATCCAGATGTTTAATTTCCTTTCAGTTGCATATATACTGTCTATTTTTATTGGAAATGATTTACACAAACATCTTTCAAGATTTTTCTTATTATATCCAACTTCCATAATACAACTCCATTAAATTCTTTCTAAATTATTAATGACTGTTTAATTAATTTTTATTATTATGAAATTCATTATTCACCGTATTATGGAATTATATTCAAAATATATACCACTTTAACCCCTTTAATGTAATTATCCGATTTTTAAAGAACATTAAAGCATTATTTTACTCAAATTATTAATCTAAATTTTTTTTTTTAAGATAATATTTATAAAAAATTTTCCAACTATAACATCCTATTACACTTTAATACATCGTAAGCTATATATTTTTTGATTTTTACAATCCACATAAATTTCATCCAATTCTTCTTCAAAAATCAAATTAGACAACAAATTCCTAATGCTAATTTAGAAAGTAATATCAATAATAAGACAAATAATAATTATATACAAGATAATGAAGTTTAAAATGGGAAAATCCAATCTAATTCTAAAAAATAAAGGAAAACTATGAAATATACATTAATAAGTGATTTTATGCAAAAAAACACCAATACCGATGAGATTATCGATAAACTTTGCTTAATAGACGAACTGCTGTTAACCGAGAAAAATGAAAATTTAAATAAAAATTCTGATCTCCATCTGAAAGTTTATAATTTAATGACTGAATTGGTAAATGAAAATAATAAATTGAACAATTCTTTAGATGAATTAATGGAATTAAAAAATAGATATTCTAATTTTTACCACCACTCGCCCATAGGATATCTCATATTAAATAAAAAGGGAAAGATCAAAGAAGTTAATAAAACAGGAGCTGCCATGTTAGGCTTTGATCCTGAAAATGTTATTAATGAAAATTTTATTCAATTTATAAAAGATGATTTCAAAATAAAATTTAATGAAGCTTCATTAAAATCTTTTGATACAAATGAAATTCAATACTGCAAAATTGAACTCATTGGAAAAAAACCAATATATGCAAATATTCAAATCAAACCATTATTTACTGCTAATGAGAATTTCAAGGAATTTGAAATAATTATAAATGATCTTACTGAAATTAAAAATTTTGAAATTGAATTAGAAACTAAGAATGAGAATTTAAATAAGAAGATGGAAGCACGTATACAAGAGCTTTTGAAAATCAACTTGAAATTGGAGAAAAAAATTGAAGACAACAAATTAACCGATAAAAAACTTCGTGCAATTAAGGAACGTGAACAGCGCCGTTCAGAAGAATTTGCAAGGGTTTTAGATGCTGTTCCTGCTGCTGTCTGGATCTCACACGATAATAAAGGTTATTTAATAACAGGAAATCAATTGTCCTATGACTATCTAAATATTCCTCCTGGTGCAAATGCATCTAAATCACTACCACCTGGAGATAGGCCTGAAACATTTAAAATAGTTAAAGATGGTATTGATTTGAAAGCAGGAGAAATGCCCATTCAAAAATCATCTGCAGGTCATGAAATAAGAAATTTTGAATTCGATA from Methanobacterium spitsbergense includes the following:
- a CDS encoding arginine deiminase family protein → MKAKINAEWDHLSKVAVHSPGIEMYFGLLDPFASLYERSFSMKDALKEHELLIYTLKHEFKIDIIPLKETIIEQADKSTPIHEKLINLAFKNLHYTGDITEVDRAKEEVEKNKKILDSNYYFNTVLLNPNVELKSSTGTRMIHLHVTENEPLTNLYFMRDQQAVTDKGIVISRMSKPQRRREPQLTKFLWNSLKMPIACEIKDPGTFEGGDFIPMKEFSLIGVGDRTNMSGVEQILQEGLNYNEVGVVQQPKHPLLPAVKNDLMINMHLDTYFNVASDGVVVGCEPLLKNAPVAIYYRENQGEYVKSKEQTNLHDYIVSKGFEIIDITTLEYLAYASNFLCVKNGTIVSVEVDRIVKDVINSLKDKAADNPEIYGNLLMQVKKDYKYLCNEGQFFPHKKEIYQHDIDAYPLNLINLTGGYGGAHCMTCALRRR
- the arcC gene encoding carbamate kinase, with the protein product MTVNILVSLGGNAILKHTDIGTAEEQLKNTKQTSSIIIELLREGYHVALTHGNGPQVGDILLSYDLAKEILPPMPLDVCVAQSQGMIGYMLQISLKNSLKDKDIEKSVVTILTQTLVHKDDPRLKIPSKPIGPYYTAKEASKLRERGWSMVEDSGKGYRRIVPSPLPIGFIEESSIKSLFEKGELIIASGGGGIPVIKNENGHLQGLEAVVDKDHTSSLLASLIGAEILLILTDVDKVSINYGKPYQQDLDHMTVSMANKYLKEGHFPSGNMGPKIESIINFLENGGKKAIITSIENVFDALKGNAGTTITLI
- a CDS encoding DUF2769 domain-containing protein; the protein is MGKSTFAEINTDEMCQCNKCPVFSENNLSTRYYCRLGKEG
- a CDS encoding ATP-binding protein, which gives rise to MQKNTNTDEIIDKLCLIDELLLTEKNENLNKNSDLHLKVYNLMTELVNENNKLNNSLDELMELKNRYSNFYHHSPIGYLILNKKGKIKEVNKTGAAMLGFDPENVINENFIQFIKDDFKIKFNEASLKSFDTNEIQYCKIELIGKKPIYANIQIKPLFTANENFKEFEIIINDLTEIKNFEIELETKNENLNKKMEARIQELLKINLKLEKKIEDNKLTDKKLRAIKEREQRRSEEFARVLDAVPAAVWISHDNKGYLITGNQLSYDYLNIPPGANASKSLPPGDRPETFKIVKDGIDLKAGEMPIQKSSAGHEIRNFEFDIVYKDNKMRHMMGNATPLYDENRNPNGSVSVFIDITHHKIAEMKMEALVKDLERSNRELEQFAYITSHDLKEPLRMISSFTQLLEKRYKGKIDQDADEFIGFIVDGAQRMQRLLDDLLEYARLTTADTKYEKIQMVDVVDESINNLKIAIDESDAEIKSDQLPMIFINRTEMVQLFQNLIGNSIKFQSKKTPKIHISVEDKGNKYVFSVKDNGIGIDPEYQKKIFKMFHRLHTIDEYDGTGIGLSITKKIVENHKGFIWVKSEVGKGSTFFFSIPKND